The proteins below come from a single Aegilops tauschii subsp. strangulata cultivar AL8/78 chromosome 6, Aet v6.0, whole genome shotgun sequence genomic window:
- the LOC141025279 gene encoding putative ripening-related protein 5, whose translation MATARALATMAIFLLVALSTSHIASSLRPGLGVCRASGYLPGKSGNCEKSNDPDCCEDGKRYPQYHCSPPVTATTKAVLTLNSFEKGKDGGGPSECDNAYHSDKEMVVALSTGWFKNMARCGHRIKITANGKSVYAKVVDECDSVYGCDEDHNYEPPCADNIVDASPAVWNALGLDQNVGMEGITWSDE comes from the coding sequence ATGGCCACTGCAAGAGCTCTAGCCACCATGGCAATCTTCCTCCTGGTGGCGCTCTCCACCTCCCACATCGCGTCCTCACTCCGCCCCGGTCTCGGTGTCTGCCGTGCAAGTGGCTACCTTCCAGGAAAGTCGGGCAACTGTGAGAAGAGCAACGACCCGGACTGTTGCGAGGATGGCAAGAGGTACCCGCAGTACCACTGCTCGCCGCCGGTCACCGCGACCACCAAGGCCGTCTTGACGCTCAACAGCTTTGAGAAGGGCAAGGACGGCGGCGGTCCGTCGGAGTGTGACAACGCCTACCATAGCGACAAGGAGATGGTAGTCGCGCTCTCCACCGGCTGGTTCAAGAACATGGCCCGTTGCGGGCACCGCATCAAGATCACCGCCAATGGCAAGTCCGTGTATGCCAAGGTGGTGGACGAGTGCGACTCCGTCTATGGCTGCGACGAAGACCACAACTACGAGCCCCCGTGTGCCGACAACATCGTCGACGCGTCTCCGGCGGTGTGGAATGCCTTGGGGCTTGACCAGAATGTCGGCATGGAGGGAATCACCTGGTCTGATGAGTGA
- the LOC141025280 gene encoding putative ripening-related protein 5 encodes MATARALATMAIFLLVALSTSHIASSLRPGLGVCRASGYLPGKSGNCEKSNDPDCCEDGKRYPQYHCSPPVTATTKAVLTLNSFEKGKDGGGPSECDNAYHSDKEMVVALSTGWFKNMARCGHRIKITANGKSVYAKVVDECDSVYGCDEDHNYEPPCADNIVDASPAVWNALGLDQNVGMEGITWSDE; translated from the coding sequence ATGGCCACTGCAAGAGCTCTAGCCACCATGGCAATCTTCCTCCTGGTGGCGCTCTCCACCTCCCACATCGCGTCCTCACTCCGCCCTGGTCTCGGTGTCTGCCGTGCAAGTGGCTACCTTCCAGGAAAGTCGGGCAACTGTGAGAAGAGCAACGACCCGGACTGTTGCGAGGATGGCAAGAGGTACCCGCAGTACCACTGCTCGCCGCCGGTCACCGCGACCACCAAGGCCGTCTTGACGCTCAACAGCTTTGAGAAGGGCAAGGACGGCGGCGGTCCGTCGGAGTGTGACAACGCCTACCATAGCGACAAGGAGATGGTAGTCGCGCTCTCCACCGGCTGGTTCAAGAACATGGCCCGTTGCGGGCACCGCATCAAGATCACCGCCAATGGCAAGTCCGTGTATGCCAAGGTGGTGGACGAGTGTGACTCCGTCTATGGCTGCGACGAAGACCACAACTACGAGCCCCCGTGTGCCGACAACATCGTCGACGCGTCTCCTGCGGTGTGGAATGCCTTGGGGCTTGACCAGAATGTCGGCATGGAGGGAATCACCTGGTCTGATGAGTGA